ACACCTTAACCAGAATGAATCTATTGCCTATTGTAGCATTCTCATAACGGATCGCTGCAATCATTACTTAAGCGTGCATTCAAAACTGGGGTAGCATTTGTAATGTGCAATCGCATACTCCATAGCGCCTATTATCAGCCTTATGTGTACTCGGTGTATTCGGTCGCGACAGTCCGAAGGTGTGTGTATGGCGCCATATCACGACATCAAAACGGAGTTGATCGCCAAGGCAAGAGGACAGTATTTAAAGTCGCTTAAAAGGGCAAACGCCAACATCTCCGCGGGAAAGATATCTTTGTCAAATTATTTGGTTCAATATTTTTGAGCATTTCCGCGCTCGAAGTGTTGCAGAAACAATGTGTCTTCAAATGGCGAGAAATAGCGGTTTCAACACTTTTTGTATAAGTCAAAGATTCCCCACAACTATCGTCTGGGGTCACGCTTTTCCCTTGAAGGATCAACCTATTTATACCAGATGTAACAGATGATCATTCAGCTGCCTTTGAAAGCAAAGTACAAGTTCAAGTTGCGTGGGGAGGTTGCTGCGATTATCCTAGACGTTCAAGTTACCGTTTCCCCCCACGTTTCCACTGCCGCGTGACGGCGTCGGGATCTGCCTCAATCAATGGCGCAATGCGTCTTCGCTCGCAGCAAACTGCGGGGAGATGCATACTGTTGCCGCATCTTTAAACATGAACAAAGATAAGGTATCATCAACGTCGTCATTGTAGCACGCAATCATAGCCCGGAATTCGGGATGTCCAGGATGTTCAAGAAACATATAAATTGCTGGTTCTCTATTTGGTGTTGTGAATTTCATTAGAGTGAAACGTTATAACCAACCTTTATAGCTGCCAGGGTGAGGGCAAGCTTTGGGCAGATTGAGGTCGCATTTCGGCTGGTCGAAAAAGCGTGTCTATTTGTCAAGACGCTCGCGTTGCGAAGTCGATCAAAAAATGGCTGCGGACGGTAAAACGaccaacatctccatccttACGGATGAGGTGACTTCGAGCATTCATGACTCCTCATCCAGTGACAGAGAGCTCACTGGATCAGAAGAAAATGGATACAACGATGAGAAGAACCCATTCAGAGACCCAGCCATCGCTCAGCACTGGACAGAAGTGTATGAAAAGTCACAATATGAATGTCGCCATGTATTCGATCCGTCACTCTCATGGaccgaagaggaggagcgtCGTTTAATAAGAAAGCTGGATTGGAGAGTTTGCCTTTGGGCCGTAAGTTTTGTCTGCTTGTCAAACGAGAACGCCAAAGATTTACATACTAACACTGCCACGATGCTTACAGTGTGTCATGTTCTTTGGCCTGCAGGTCGACCGTGGAAACCTTGCACAAGCAGTGTCGGATAATATGTTGGATGACCTGGGGCTCGATACAAATGGTATGTAAAGACTCCCGCCCATAAAAGACACCCAGAAATGAGATATACTAACATGGGAAAAGACTACAACTATGGCAACAGCATATTCAGAATTTCCTTCCTGGTCGCCGAACTTCCTTCGCAGCTCGTTTCGAAAATGGTTGGCCCCGATAGGTGGATTCCCGTACAGATGGTTCTCTGGTCTGTTGTTGCCGTTTCGCAATGCGCATTAACTGGCCGCACGAGCTTTCTCTGTACACGCAGTCTTCTTGGACTGTTGGAGGTTTGTCATGGCCATGTCTCTCATATCTATGCTCAAGCTAACTTGTGACCTCTAGGGAGGATTCATTCCCGATATCGTTCTTTGGCTGTCGTACTTTTACACATCACGCGAGCTGCCTGTCCGTCTCAGCTACTTTTGGACTTCCCTCTCTGTTACTGGAATCGTGACGTCTCTACTCGCATTCGCCCTCTTGCATCTCCGCGGTGCCAACGGCTGGGCTGGTTGGCGCTGGCTGTTCCTCGTCGAGGGCCTGATTACCCTTGTAGTAggtcttgcttctttcttcatgaTGCCTGCTTCTGCCGTGCAGACAAAGACATGGTTCCGCCCAAAGGGATGGTTCACAGATCGTGAAGTCGCCATTGTTGTGAATAGAGTCTTGAGAGATGATCCTTCAAAGGGAGATATGCATAACCGGAAAGCTATCACTCCCAAGCGCTTGTGGGAGACGTTGAAAGACTTTGATCTTTGGCCGCTCTATATACTCGGCTTGGTTGTGTTTATACCTCCCAGTCCGCCGGGGACGTATATTACACTCACTCTGAGGAAAATTGGCTTTGACCCGTTTACTACTAATTTACTAACAATCCCATCCGTAAGCGTCCTCCACCGTATGCATTGCTCACTGCCGAAAGCTGACTGTTTTCTAGAACATCTTTCACATTATCAATCTTATTCTCATTACACGATTATCGGAATGGCTCAATGAACGTACCTTGGTGTCCATGTTACAAGTTATTTGGACACTTCCGTGCGTCATTGCCTTGCGTTGGTGGCCTGGTGTGATGGTCAATCAATGGGGGACTTATGCTCTCGTCACTGTCTTGACATCTTACCCTTATTGCCGTACGTTCAAAATATGGAGCTCTACTTTTTTgaagcttcttttcgctAACCCATCTTTTACAGATGCAATCTTGGTTGGCTGGACATCTAAAAACTCCAACAATGTTGGCACACGCTCAGTCTCCGCAGCAATGTACAACGTAAGATATTATCTATCTAGTTTGTTCTACTCTTGCTAATCTTATACTACTCTCAGATGTGTGTTCAGGTCGGTAGCGTCATCTCGGCATACATATATGTCGCCGATGATGCGCCATTGTATCACCGTGGTAACACtaacctcgtcatcatcaacattcTCGGCATTGTCCTCTTCCTTCTAGCAAAACTATACTATATTTTtagaaacaaacaaaaagaaaaggtttGGAATGCCATGAGTGAAGAGGCAAGAAAGGAATACACTGCAAACACGAAGCTGCAGGGCAGTGGACGGCTAGATTTCAGGTTTGCGCATTAGCATTTGTGCGTGTACTGCATGACTGGTTGTTTAGATATTAGATACAAGCGGTAGACCATCTATTGTGAAGGGCAATGAATGATAAATATTGTTCTAGGATAAGTCTATACTATTAAGTCCAAGTAAATACCTAGGCCCTACCAACCTTTCCAGGGAAGCCAAGTGTCGACTACAACATCGTTCTCATCAACGACGTAAAAGACATGGAATGCGGCAGCAGTAATGCAAGTATGATTGCAATACAAGTAAACTCTCTGCCCAACCTTAAAATCATCAGTTGCATTATGAGACGAGTTCTCAGTCCCTAATATCCCATGTTCCTGGGATAGCCTCACAACTGCCCAGTCAGGCTGACCCACAACGCGACCAAATCCAGAGAAGCCACTTGTTTCTCGAGATAAAGCAATGACTCCTGCATTGACAAGAGCTTCATTTCGTTCTGGATAAACGCTGCAGACTTCGGTTGCAACGCGGACGGCTTGGTCTTTTTCTGAAATGACTTGTGTTGATACTTGCTGTAGGTCGTTTGTGGGGAAATTGCCTGTGGTTTGGACAAACTAATTAGAGAAGATCTTCATAAATTATTTGATCATTGAGTAATACTTACCTGCATGTAGTTCTAAGTGAATGTTGGACGGTATGGTTGCCTTGAGGCTCTTGACGACATGTGCCGTCGGCGTGGCTCCGATAGACACAGTCAGTTTACGACTGGTAGGGAGCAGCGATGCCGCAtccaaaacaccagcaaTTTCGGCATGCAAAtttgcctctgcttcttctggtgACCTACCGGCATATGAATGACCTGCATGGCAATAGAAGCCGACGAGATTGACATGTTGGGAAGCTTCAGCACGGTTGACCAGGTTCTTCAACGAAGGGCTGGCAGCCAATACACCAGCCCGGTGGGACCCGACATCAATCTTAACAAAGATATCCCATGGTTGTGCTTGACCTTGGTTCTCGAGAAGGTCAATGTGTTGTTCGTTATCGACCATAAGGGTGATGCGAATCGATTTGCGTAGCTCGACTATGCCGGGAAGACACCCGGGATAGACCGGTAACCCGTAAAGACACTAGAAAATGACATCTTCAGTAAATTTGGAAGTGATCATGAGAAGTTATCAAAACTTCGAATACCTCATCTAGTAATCCTTCCTTTACCAAGGGCAAAGCTCCCCGTATCTCCGCCAAAGTTGACGCGACGACGGAACGATATTTCCCATTTGCGAGCATCAACCTTGTGACTTCGATAGTCTTATAAATTAGTGTCCATTATCCACGTTATGAAGACCTCTCAATTCTGGATAGGTAGGCACCTTCAAGGTCTTAACATGTGGTCGAAATCCAATCCCCAATTCTTCCGCATCGCGGTGTAGCCTGTCCACATTTCGTTTTATGGTTGGCAGGCTCACAATCAGTGATGGTGTGGGTAACTGAGAAACAGATTTGTTGAGATatgattgatgatgctcTAGAGAATAATCCATCTTGATTGATTCGTATTGATCCTGGTCAACGTCGTAGATACCAGTCAGTGGAGGGAGAGTGTAAGTGTTGAGCTTATCTTATATTGAGTAATGAGGTAACCCGTAACTGAAGTCGTATGGGTCTGCACCCGCGATTATGTCGCAATTGATGGAGAAAAGCAATTAATTAGGTTTTCTTGTTGAAAAATAGAGGAGATCCAGTTTAGGCGGTAATAATTTATTCTACTGCATTGGCGAGAGGCTATGGAGCAGGTCTTGTCTTGGGTGAAAGTAGTGTCCCTCATGACTTCGAGCACATGCATAACCTCAACTCCTTCTGTTTACGGCCCATTAATTGACGATAAAAATCTGCATTGCAAATTATCCATTTGCATAGTGTCAGTTTTCATTTTATAACATCAATGCCACGACTATCAATATTGAATGGAGCCATTGATACGACCGATTGTTCAAATCACTCCGGAAGCAGAATCGCCACCGCCACTAAGTAACTTGGTCGCGGCAACCCGTTTCTATCAATCAATCACTGATATCATTACCAACTTGACAATCTGTTCAAATAATGCATCTCTTCATGTTTATCCATCGTTATCCACGCAGCCGCGCCGGATCGCTGGACTAACTATCAACTAACAGCCGCTTTTGTTGCACAATCAAGGTAAGCTTACGCCCTACTGTCTATCTCCTAGCTGAAGATGGCCTGCTATAGTATACCAGTAGTCAGCATAACCCGATGTTCCGGCGTGGCTGGCCGAGGGTGGTGGCTATCTAGACTATCGTTCCCCATCTCGACCGCGCAAAAGACGCACATTGGCCAGCCCTGGCTGACGTCTGCAGGACTAGCCAATGACTTCAACTTGCGCGCTCTCCAGATCGAAGCATCTTAGCATCCCCCACCTGAACACGCGATATCGATTTTCCCCATGGGCAAGGCGGAGCTTCTAAACCAGCATGGTTTTATCATATAGACTCCTAGCGTCGTTGCCGGGTTCTAATCATCGCTGGCTTATCacttgagatgagattgatgctgtgaAGGAGGGGGAGTTTGATACCATGTTGGCGGTTCCAGCACCCTGGCGCACCAAGGAGGCAACATATGTAGATAGTGAGTAGTCGGCTGTTGAAGCTAGACGATACATCTGCCAACTTTATCGCCTTTAAAAAGACGGTGATGGCCACGCGTTGACTGTGTGTCACACAGAACGTCGGAGGCCTAACCTCTTCGATTGCTTCACCCGTCTTGATAACTCGCCCTTGTACAGCATCTCTATCATGTCAGACAAAATGTCCAAAGAAGATTACCAGGTAGATGAAGATACGAAAGTCGGCCATAGTGAGTCGTTCAATGGTGAGACAACCCTCATGAGACAAGCCTATTTGCATAGCGAGCATGGTTGCTAAACAATAACAAAATTCCAGGCCACGATGGACAAGAGCTGAGAAAGAacttctccgtcttctccgTCCTTGGCATCAGTTTTTCGCTGGCCAACTCTTGGTTCGGCATCTCCACTGCTCTGGTCACTGGCATCAACTCTGGTGGCCCGGTGCAACTTGTCTAtggaatcatcatcgtcactgTGGTGTGTGCTGCAATTGCCGTGTCGCTGTCCGAGCTGGCCTCGGCAATGCCGGATGCTGGTGGACAGTACTTCTGGACGAGCCAACTTGCCTCGAAGAAATATGCGAGGTTTGTGTCATATCTGACGGGATGGATCGCGTGGGCTGGTTCTCTCTTCACCTGTGCTAGTATCGCACTCGGTGTTGGAAATCTGATTATGGGTTGCATCCAGATGGCACATCCTACATTGTAAGTTGTCACTTTGAGCTTGACATCCAACGAAAAACTAACACATGAGATATAGAGTCATCAAGCCATGGATGAGCTTCGTTGCCTATCAAGTTGTCAACATCTTTTgcgccatcttcaacatctccagTACTGCGCTCCCGACTGTTACATTCTTCACGCTTTGGACCTCGATTATTTctttcctcgtcatcatcttgaccGTACCATGCAAGGCCGAAACCCATCAGTCCGCCAAGTTCGTCTTTGCCACTTTCGTCAACAACACTGGCTGGAAGAACAACGGAATTGCTTACATCGTCGGCCTCATCAACTGCAACTGGGCGTTCAACGGTCTCGATGCAGCCACGCACATGGCTGAGGAGGTTCTTCACCCCGAGAGAGCTATTccaatcgccatcatcggcaCAGTCATCGTTGGGTTCGTGACTGCCTGGCTCTTCGGCATTGCCATGATGTTCAGCATCAAGgactttgatgccgtcaGCTCGACACCAACCGGCGTCCCCATCTTGGAGCTTTTTGACCAGGCCCTTAGCAACAAGGCCGGAGCCATTGTGCTTTGCTCCTTGATCGTGCTTACAGGATGCGGATGCCTTATTGCCTCACACACCTGGCAAGCACGTCTCTGCTGGTCGTTTGCCCGTGATGATGGTCTACCTGGTTCAAAGTACCTGAGCCGCGTTCATCCCAAGCTCCGCGTGCCAATCTGGGCTCATGTCATTAGCTGCATCATTGTCAGCATTTTGGGCTGCCTGTATCTCGCTTCCAACACCGCATTCAACAGCATGGTCACTGCTTGCGTTGTGCTTCTTTATGCCTCTTATAGTATCCCGGTTATTTGCCTGCTTATCAAGGGACGTTCGTCTATTCGTCACGGACCATTCTGGTTAGGGAAGGTTGGAATGGTTTGCAACtatattcttcttctgtggCTTGTCTTTACGCTTGTGGTAAGTAATTTCTTCCGTACGACATCATGGACCCCATTTGCTAACAAGATATTCGCTAGATGTACGCATTACCACCAGTGATGCCTGTCAAGGGAGACAACATGAACTACGTCTCAGTTGTCTATGTGATCACATTCATAATTTTGACTGCATGGTGGTATATCAGGGCTAGAGTTGACTACCGCCCACTTTCTAACAGCGTTCAATAGTTATAGGATATcatgtttctttcttcatttcaGTATATTTAGTGTGTAATGAACGCCTCTAATTTGTTTCAGTACATACCAGACCATTGTCTTTCTATAACAGCGTAGATTGAATTACAGACGCCCCTCACGTACTATATAAAAGACGACATCCAATGCAACAAGTCAAACCGTAGCTATAAATTGGCAAATGTGCCTTTAGTAAAGTCCAAGAATATGTTCACCGTTGAGACCAATCTAGACATATATCGGAGCCTATatggtgatgatgctatTGCCAGAGCCAAGGCATTGGTTGATGAGTAATAAAGTGATACATAAATAGCCATATGAATACATCACAACGACCAGCGTATAGGTCTTAAAGTACTATTAAAACACTAAATGATGACTCCCAAACAAAATCCTAAATCATCCACACTAAAAAATGGTGTAGTAAAACAGAACTAAGTAGTCTCAATATATCTGTTAAATTCCCTACAAAACCCAGTCAGCACGTGTATAAATCTTGAATCATTTGCAGCGACAACTTACCAGTCAGTGACGGCTTCTCTCCACACCCTCAACTCATGTCGTCGtgaaagagcaaaaaagtcTACAAATTCGTCACCCATAATCTCCCTTGCAACACTGCCTTTGGCACTGAAACGCTCGAGCGCACTGCCGAGACTATTCGGTAAGCGCTCCGCCGGCTGGTCCTCCGGCCTTGATGCCTCGGGAGGAATCGGAATCTCTAATTGCTGCTTGATGCCTCTCATGCCGGCATTGAAGATGGCGGATAGAGCGTAGTGAGGGTGGATGTCTGCGCCGGGGACACGGATTTCGAAGCGTGTTGCTGAAGGCTTGCAGCTTGGAGGGGCGACGAGGCGGATGGATGAGAGACGGTCTTCGAAGCCCCAGCTGACGTTTACAGGGGCCCAGTAGTTCTCAACGAGGCGTTTATAGGAGTTGATGTTGGGTGCAAGGAGAGGCATGATGTCAGGAAGGGCAGTAATGATGCCAGCCAGGAATTGGCGGCCAATGTCGGATAAGTGTGTGAGGTCAGGCCATTTGGGGTTGGGATCAGGTGTGTCGCGGGCGAAGAGGTTATGGCCTTGGAGATTGGTTAGGGAGACGTGGATGTGGCCGGAATTTCCTGGAAGCCCATGTAGCGGCTTGGCCATGAAGCATGGTGTTATGCCGTGCTCGACGCCCAAGGATTTACAGACGAGTCTGAAGAGCATTGGTTAGAGTGAGCTGATAGCCTGGGCATTGGATAGTTGTCAACATACTTGAAGATTGATACGTTGTCAGCCATTTGAGCGACTGGTGAAACAGCCAATGCCTGATCGGGATACGTTAGCATGATGATGCGTGTAAACAATTGATCCCATCTCTCGCGCTTACAGCTTCATATACGCAGGGCCCGCTCTCCGTGTGCCATCCTTCAACAGGGCAATTCGCCTGCAGACTCTGATCAAAGATGTCATGAAAGTATCTCTTGGCCAGAATAGGCCGTGACACGCTGTAGCCAAAGTTGCCCGACGTTACGGGCCGCAGGCTCTGTGGCgtgttggaagagagataTGCAGCAAGGTTCTGTCGCCCATGCGGAGCATTATATCCATCTTCGCTGGGAGTCTGGAAGTTCATGAACTCGAGCTCAACTATGAAAGAACATCAGCAATCTATCTTTCTAGGTTATGAGGAGTACAGTTTTGATTGGTGCTTACCTCCAGCCATGCCCTGGAAGCCAGACGCGGCCATAGAGTCCGTCAAGGATCTAACAAGGCCACGTCCATCTGCGACGACAGACTGCTCTGCGAGAAAGAACCGcaacaaaaagaagggaatATTATCCTCAAAGGGCAGTCTTCGCATTGATTCCAGATCAACAACGGCGTTGAAATCCGCATAGCCCGTCTTGGCGCTGGTCAAGTTGCTCTCTTCCGAATACAGGAGGTCATGCATGTCCCAGCCAAAAATAGCAGAGCTCATGCCGAATCCTCCCTTGAGGCTGGAGAGGAACTTGCTCTTGTTCATAATCTTGCCTCGAAGAATGCCATCACAGTCAATGCCTGCGACTTTAACCTTAGTGTCGCTGGCCAGGAGCCTCTTGAACTGACTGATTgtggcatcttcatcctcgacgCCATTAACAAGGCCGTCCATGGGGGGTTGGTTGTGATTCTTCAGAGACTCTTGTGGAGACATTGCGTCGTTGGTACTCATGGCCTGCTGTTTGCACAAGATTGGAGAGTGTATAGAGAGTGATGAAAGTCCACGAGTTCTTATCTATTCTTGATAAAACGATAATTTCCCTTCTTCGAGCTGTTTGCACTGTTTTACAATGTGTAAGTGTATTTCTTGGGAGAGAGAATACGGCACTACGTGAGAGATCCGCGCTCTCTCTAAAGTGCCCATATTATTGACTCCTCCACTTCTCGACGACGCGGAGATCCCACGCTCCAGCCCGTGAGGCAACTACATGTAGCGTAGCCGCGTCAAACAACACTACGGATTTCACAAAGGGCATGAAAAAGCTCAAGCTAATAGAACAATTCTATTGATAGCGGTTGCGATGCGGCTGCGAGCGCGGGAGTAAAAAGGCCAATCATTATCGTTTCCGCGGTGTGGGTGGAGATGGCACCATGCAAATGCCCACATGGTGATGGCGGTTAGCTTTGCCTAGGTTGGGATCAAGGTTGATTGTGGCAAGCAGACTAGTTTGCAGCCAAGCTTGATCTAATACGACTCACATTCGTACTCCAATATGGGAGTAATGTTCCCCGAGATGTACAGAAAGCGCGGCAATGCGGCCGGCTTAAATTGCCGGCCTCGTATCTACATCCCTTCCGATGATGCGGGCTTGTGGTAAATTGAATCAGCTGTCGATATTGGTATCTTTACACTATGGGTTCCACGCCTCAAGCCATTCCGCGGGTCTACACCGTGGCAATTCTCGAATGTGA
This genomic stretch from Trichoderma breve strain T069 chromosome 1, whole genome shotgun sequence harbors:
- a CDS encoding major facilitator superfamily domain-containing protein; the encoded protein is MAADGKTTNISILTDEVTSSIHDSSSSDRELTGSEENGYNDEKNPFRDPAIAQHWTEVYEKSQYECRHVFDPSLSWTEEEERRLIRKLDWRVCLWACVMFFGLQVDRGNLAQAVSDNMLDDLGLDTNDYNYGNSIFRISFLVAELPSQLVSKMVGPDRWIPVQMVLWSVVAVSQCALTGRTSFLCTRSLLGLLEGGFIPDIVLWLSYFYTSRELPVRLSYFWTSLSVTGIVTSLLAFALLHLRGANGWAGWRWLFLVEGLITLVVGLASFFMMPASAVQTKTWFRPKGWFTDREVAIVVNRVLRDDPSKGDMHNRKAITPKRLWETLKDFDLWPLYILGLVVFIPPSPPGTYITLTLRKIGFDPFTTNLLTIPSNIFHIINLILITRLSEWLNERTLVSMLQVIWTLPCVIALRWWPGVMVNQWGTYALVTVLTSYPYCHAILVGWTSKNSNNVGTRSVSAAMYNMCVQVGSVISAYIYVADDAPLYHRGNTNLVIINILGIVLFLLAKLYYIFRNKQKEKVWNAMSEEARKEYTANTKLQGSGRLDFRFAH
- a CDS encoding putative serine dehydratase domain-containing protein — protein: MDYSLEHHQSYLNKSVSQLPTPSLIVSLPTIKRNVDRLHRDAEELGIGFRPHVKTLKTIEVTRLMLANGKYRSVVASTLAEIRGALPLVKEGLLDECLYGLPVYPGCLPGIVELRKSIRITLMVDNEQHIDLLENQGQAQPWDIFVKIDVGSHRAGVLAASPSLKNLVNRAEASQHVNLVGFYCHAGHSYAGRSPEEAEANLHAEIAGVLDAASLLPTSRKLTVSIGATPTAHVVKSLKATIPSNIHLELHAGNFPTNDLQQVSTQVISEKDQAVRVATEVCSVYPERNEALVNAGVIALSRETSGFSGFGRVVGQPDWAVVRLSQEHGILGTENSSHNATDDFKVGQRVYLYCNHTCITAAAFHVFYVVDENDVVVDTWLPWKGW
- a CDS encoding amino acid permease domain-containing protein; the protein is MSKEDYQVDEDTKVGHSHDGQELRKNFSVFSVLGISFSLANSWFGISTALVTGINSGGPVQLVYGIIIVTVVCAAIAVSLSELASAMPDAGGQYFWTSQLASKKYARFVSYLTGWIAWAGSLFTCASIALGVGNLIMGCIQMAHPTLVIKPWMSFVAYQVVNIFCAIFNISSTALPTVTFFTLWTSIISFLVIILTVPCKAETHQSAKFVFATFVNNTGWKNNGIAYIVGLINCNWAFNGLDAATHMAEEVLHPERAIPIAIIGTVIVGFVTAWLFGIAMMFSIKDFDAVSSTPTGVPILELFDQALSNKAGAIVLCSLIVLTGCGCLIASHTWQARLCWSFARDDGLPGSKYLSRVHPKLRVPIWAHVISCIIVSILGCLYLASNTAFNSMVTACVVLLYASYSIPVICLLIKGRSSIRHGPFWLGKVGMVCNYILLLWLVFTLVMYALPPVMPVKGDNMNYVSVVYVITFIILTAWWYIRARVDYRPLSNSVQ
- a CDS encoding glutamine synthetase, catalytic domain-containing protein, with the translated sequence MSPQESLKNHNQPPMDGLVNGVEDEDATISQFKRLLASDTKVKVAGIDCDGILRGKIMNKSKFLSSLKGGFGMSSAIFGWDMHDLLYSEESNLTSAKTGYADFNAVVDLESMRRLPFEDNIPFFLLRFFLAEQSVVADGRGLVRSLTDSMAASGFQGMAGVELEFMNFQTPSEDGYNAPHGRQNLAAYLSSNTPQSLRPVTSGNFGYSVSRPILAKRYFHDIFDQSLQANCPVEGWHTESGPCVYEAALAVSPVAQMADNVSIFKLVCKSLGVEHGITPCFMAKPLHGLPGNSGHIHVSLTNLQGHNLFARDTPDPNPKWPDLTHLSDIGRQFLAGIITALPDIMPLLAPNINSYKRLVENYWAPVNVSWGFEDRLSSIRLVAPPSCKPSATRFEIRVPGADIHPHYALSAIFNAGMRGIKQQLEIPIPPEASRPEDQPAERLPNSLGSALERFSAKGSVAREIMGDEFVDFFALSRRHELRVWREAVTDWEFNRYIETT